TGGGAACAACTAAACCCGAAAGGAATATTCTGTTTTGCAAGACGCTACTGAAACTCATACTGTTGGCGGCCGTGACGCACAATGTTTCGTGTAAGACTTTAAAATACAAAGTTTTTGAGGAACAGAGAGTTGGCATGGTGATCGCCAGACTGAAAGAGGACGTAGCCGGCACACTATCCAAACTCCCGAGCTCCGTGTCCCCGCGGTTCCGCGCAATGCAGAGGGGCAGCACCCCGCTACTTTCAGTGCGCGAGGAGGACGGCGAGATCAGCATCGCGACCAAAATCGACCGGGAGAAACTCTGCGAGAAAAATTTAAACTGCACTATCGAGTTCGACGTGATCACTCTACCCACGGAATACCTCCAGCTGTTTCATATTCAAGTGGAAGTTCTTGACATCAATGACAATGTGCCTCAGTTCTCACGAGCCATCATCCCCATAGAGATCTCCGAAAGCGCATCGGTGGGCACGCGCTTCCCTTTGGATGGCGCTGTGGACCCAGACGTCGGGGAAAACGCGCTACACACGTACTCGCTCACACGGAATAACTTTTTCAAAATCGATATCAGGACGCGCACCGATGGCGCGCGGTACGCGGACCTTGTTGTGATGAGGGAACTGGATAGGGAGACACAGTCCAACCACCAGCTGCAGCTCACAGCCTCAGACTCTGGTGTGCCGCAGAAATCTGGCTCAACTCTACTTAAAATCAGCATATCAGATTCCAACGATAATAGCCCAGCGTTTGACAAGCAGGCTTATGTGGTCAATCTACTGGAAAATTCAGTACTGGGGACGCTGCTGGTGGACCTGAACGCCACAGACCCAGATGAAGGCAATAACGGCAAAATAGTGTACGCTTTCAGTAGTCATGTACCACCAAATATCCTGGAGACGTTTAAAATTAACCCAGAAAATGGCCACATCACTCTGATTAAGAAAGTGGACTATGAGACCACTTCCTCATATGAGATAGATGTCCAGGCTCAGGATATGGGTCCAAATTCCATTCCAGGCCACTGTAAGATAATCATCAAATTGGTTGATGTCAATGACAACAAGCCAAACATTAACATCAACCTTATGACCCAGGGCAAAGAGGAGGTGGCCTACATCTCCGAGGCATCCCCTGTTGATACTTTTATCGCATTAGTGCGTGTGGATGACAGCGACTCAGGTCTAAATGGAGAGGTTGTGTGTCGTCTCCATGGCCATGGGCATTTTCGCTTGCAGAAGACCTATGAGAACAACTACATGATTCTTACTAATGTGTCTCTTGACCGTGAAAAGCGCTCTGAGTATAGCTTGACAGTGATTGCTGAAGACCGTGGCTCACCGAGTCTATCCACCATCAAACACTTCACGGTGCAGGTGCAGGACGAAAATGACAACCCTCCACGCTTTGAAAAGAGCCGGTATGAGATCTTCAAGTCAGAAAACAATTCACCTGGAGCATACCTGACCTCAGTGGTGGCCACAGATCCAGATTTGGGCTCTAATGGACAGGTGACCTACTCTATTGTGGATAGCCAGGTCCAAGGGAGCTCTATTTCAACCTATGTGACCATTGACCCATCCAACGGGGCTGTGTATGCACTTCGGAGCTTTGATCGAGAAGAAGTGGACCAACTCTCATTTACCGTGCTGGCACAAGATGGTGGGGACCCAGTTCCTTTGAGCAGCAATACCACCATTCTGCTCACCATATTAGATGAAAATGACAACCCGCCCATCATTGTTTCTCCATTGCTGAGCAACCACACTGCGGAGGTGCCATTATGGAGGCATGCCGAATCTGGTCATCTGATAACAATTATTAAGGTGATGGATCGTGATGCTGGGGCCAACAGTGAGCTGACTTGCTCCATCATTGGTGGTAATGATGATGGACTTTTCATCATTGACCCACGGAGATGTGAGTTACACACCAATGGAAGTGTTGAGGCCTCAGGCCGTGAGGGATTTGATCTTGCAGTACTGGTGCAAGATAGAGGGGCTTCTACACGGCTTTCAACAAAGGCCATTCTCCATATTAGCCTGAGGGACTATCCAGAGAGCTACTCCCTAAACCCTTCTGACATAAACAACCAGTCCACTCTAGATGTCTCCATGATCATCATCATCTCCCTTGGTGCAATCTGTGGTGTGCTTCTCATTGTGATGGTGATGTTCGCCACCCGGTGCTCAAGAGAGCAGAAAGACCCAAGACATTCTTACAACTGCAGAGTTGCTGAGTCCACCTACCAAAACCACCCCAAAAAACCTGCCCGGCAGATCCACAAGGGTGACATTACATTGGTCCCTACAGTTAACGGGACCCTTCCTGTGAGGGCTCATCCTCGCTCCCCTTCAGCCTCACCTGTTCCAGAGAGCCGCCAGAGCCACCACAGCCGCCAATCACTGAACAGCCTGGTCACCATCTCATCCAATCATGTGCCGGAGAACTTTGCACTCGAACTAGCCCATGCCACGCCACCTGTTgaggtaaaatatattttcaagataACTAATGCATCACTATTGTGCTATGTGTACTAAAAGTGTACATcctaaataatcatacataaatAATCAATAATTGGTATGTCAATTTTGTATGACTTCTTTATTCCTGACCATTTTATGCACCATAAatctgtttaaataatttttttatttatagcatGCTTATTTTTATATCCATAGATTGTTTCATCATTTATAAGTATTCATCCATATCATCAGCATCTTCCCTCATTCACCCCAACCCACCCCatggtttgtgtgtatttgtgttggcTTGATGTCTGGTCTGccattattcattttttatttccattttttcttttttttattcccCCCCACAccctgtttcttttctttttggctaTAGCAAGTCTCACAGCTTCTGTCCATACTTCATCAGGGCCAGTACCAACCCAGACCCAGTTTCCGTGGCAACAAATACACCCGGAGCTATAGGTAACCAATCACACTTCAGCCTGTTACCACCTTTATAGACTGTCCAACAGGGGGTTCTAAGTTCATGTCTGTGAGTGTTCAGACACCCTGGAATCTTTAACAAATAAATGATGATGGTATCTATTGTATCTATCATGCTTAAGAGACTTATTTCATACATGTACAAGAACTCATTGACAAATTCCAAAGATAGAGAATGTAAGAAATCACCTATTCTCCTTCTATTATAATAGCTAATTGGCTGGTCTCTGTGTCTCTAGGTATGCTTTGAATGAGATGGATAAATTCAGCCTGAAGGACAGTGGACGAGGGGATAGTGAGGCAGGAGACAGTGACTGTGAGATGGGTAGGGAGTCCCCTCTGCTTGGTGAAGGCTTCAGTGAACTATTTACTCCTGATGGACATCACCGACTGCATCCAGGTAAGCCGGAGAAACTTGAAACCAGGCCTTTTGCACAGGATTTTGCTCAGTCTACAGCATTGCAAGAGATTatagggtcattgacaaataaggttgtccgaggtgTTAAAAATTTggatattgtatatatttaaaataaaaaagtctagttctctctctctctctctctctctctctctctctctctctctatatatatatatatatatatatatatactgtttcgGTAGGtaactggtactttaattcaccaaagtggcattcaagtgatcacaaagtattgtctggacattactgatgtaaaaaagagCATCACCACaatttgaaaacagtaatttttgatcaaatctggacaggccccatttccagcagccaacactccaacaccttatatgctaaattgataatttggtactagaaaatcacttgccattatatcgaacacagttgaaagctatttggtttgttaaattaagctttgtgagatgccacagtatgcaatagactggcatgtcttaaggtcaatattaggtcaaaaatggcaaaaaagaaacagctttctctagaaactcatcagtcaatcattattttgaggaataaaggctatacaatgcttgaaattgccaaaaaattgaatatttcatacagaggtgtacactatagtcttcaCAGACAATGAACTGGCTCTAACATagaaagaaagagatgtggaaaaaTGCTTATTATAGActaggtgtattcaagtaattgttttggtgaatagcatttttaaatgtatttttgaataatttaatagatgtaaaaaaaaaaattaaaaaaaagtgtcaacATCATTGACCCTCTAACCAAATCACCCACTCagccttgtaaaaaaaaaaaagaaacaaggaTAAAAACAATTACCAGTGCTCTTATCTCTTAATTCAAATTACTGTATGTTGGAGAAAAACATGAAGAACCATTgtattttatgaagaaaatatgCAGATCTAAAATGGAATCTTTATTATACCAGAAAATGGATTGTGATTGGGAATGGCCATTGATTTCTGTACTGTAAATCAGCACATTTAATCATTAATGTCATGAATGAGAGAGCGAGTGGACTGAATTAGTGCCTGTTTTACAAATGCACCAGTTTGGGCATTTATTAAGATGTATTATAAATGAtggttttaaaattaatacagtcCCTGCAACATGAATGAGTAATTCTGAACATCTTCAATGAGGGCTATACGTTTTAgacatatttaatttgttttgcataGTCTCTAGAAAACGAAGTGGGGTTGGATGGAGCTGAAATGGTTTTTAGTCGATTGGCTTCTTATAGACTAATTTGACTAGTTAAGGGTGTGTGCAGTTTTGCAAGtgagccagaaaaaaaaaaacacttaaataactGACTTCTACCTTCAATGATTTTCTTTATCTGACCACCATAGCAATGAAGCTGTGTACCGAAGAGTGTCGTGTCCTCGGTCACTCGGACCAGTGCTGGATGCCGCAGCTGCCTTCCCCAGCATCCTCTGATTATCGTAGCAACCTCTACATCCCCGGAGAGGATCCCCAGAAGAAAGCCACCCCTGAAGCACCACAGTCTGGAGATTCAACATTGAGGAAAAAGAGTTTCTCCACCTTTGGCAAAGAGAACGAGGAGGGAGAGGGGAGGCAGGTGATGGGGAAGACCTGTGTGGAACAACATCTCTGCTGTCTGAAATGCACAGCGTGTTCCAGAGGCTCCTCCCCTCTTCGTTGGACACTTACAGTGAGACCAATGAAACTGAAAAGCCTTTGGCCTGTGCTGCTGATATGGGATCCCTGGAAAGAAGAAAGGGCCACCTTCCTGGCAAGTCAAACCCTGCCACCTACCAGCAGGGCGTCGCCGTTTGGGCCGCTAATACACATTTCCAAAATCCTGGACATGGTCATGCCCCTGCTAGTCACATGACGGCACTGGTGGCTCCGCTTCCAGCCCCTCTGCCAGCTCCCATGGCAACATCAgcttcctcctcaaaatggctgCCTGCAATGGAGGAAATCCCAGAGAATCATGAGGAAGATGAGTTAGAGTCTGTGCTGGGTCATCTACATGGAAAGAGATGTGACAGTCGTAGCGAAATTATGGACGCCAGTGAGCTCGTAGCAGAAATCAACAAACTCCTTCAAGACGTCAGGCAGAGCTAAAGACTGAACTCTCTCTctgtacagtaaaaaataaattatatgagaGAGAAGATGAGGGAAAAAGAGTAAATTACATGAAAACTAAAATAGAAAACCACAGAGACCTGCAATTGTCATTAACGTTGCATTTCTGGATGTAATGTGTTTTGTGAATGCTAATTATCCAAATTCTGTTTGTATTTTCAGATTTTTGGCCACAGTGTACACATAATGTGAGTGTATTTatctttgtattttaaaaatacaatttttagtctttatatttatataagtgtatatacataagttaaaaatgtacataaagccATCAgatttctatttttatatatgcaTGTTGGAAAAATAATCAAGATCTACATGACTTGGTGTAAATATTCTTATTTAtgggaaaaaaagtttttgtttccTTTCTTTTGTCAATGGTATTGTTATATATGAGCATAATATAAGTACATGAATATTATTGAATATGTGTTATTTGGTGGGGTGGGACAGATTACTGAAAGCATGTTTTGTGGTTGGGAGTGGTATTTATTATGGTGTTATCTTTGTGTCAATTTCTGTTTTACTttaaacaaatggcaaaaaataaagaaCTGCAGATATGTCATATACAAAGCTGTTTTgactgtttttaaaggaatagttcaccctaaaatgatttatttactctcatcatttactcacccttgtgccatcccagttgtgtatgacttcctgtcttctgcaaaacacaaacagatttttagaagaaaagaaaattcagctgtgtaggttcatacaatgcaagtgaatggtggccaaaggcagcattaaagaaaTCCATACAAATCCAATCATTAAAtatgtgtcttctgaagtgatattatatgtgtaggtgagaaacaaatcaatatttaagtccttttctacaacaagtcttcactttcacttttaccatgtttttcttttgttttctaccaattcacattctttgtgcatattgcagTCTACTGGTGGGGTCTGGCCAaagttggagatttatagtaaataaggacaaatattgatcttttacccacccacacctatcatttcacttcagaagacaatcACATTTgatcactggagtcttaaggattacttttatactgcctttatgtgcttttttggagattcaaagttctggccaccattcacttgcattgtttggacctacagagctgaaatattcctctaaaaatcttgatttgtgttaCAGTATGCATTAATCCATTTAGTTTTTATGTCATTGAAATATCCAGTAAAATTAGAGTATGCAGTTGTGCTCTTCCTCTTCACAGACCGATCTGGAGAGCAGCCTTGTAAAGAAAGAATCAAGGCTATTTTAGTCACTCTTATCTACGCTGCATTCGTTATGAGCGCCCCCTACTGACTAGAAAAACAGTTGTTCAATcattattgagagggaacaaagACTTAGACTAACTGAGAGTGGGAAAATACTATATAGCTATATTGACATTTATGTGAGGAAAACCGAGAGTTAAGATTAAGAATAGGCTAGATAAATAAGGGCAGAATTATGTTTCTCATAGTGAAATGACTGAAAGAGAACGGAGACTTTTGCTATCTAGAGCCCCCCAGAGACAAGATAGCGGAACAGCAACCACCTCGTCTCTAGTGCTCAGTGTTTATCACTCACTGCCTGCTtctgtacatttatatattttcagaACGATTTAAAgtggtaaaatattttttggtacAATTACTCACGAAATATCTAGTAAACAGTTTGGAGCTGCAATTTAATTTGACCTTTTCATCCAATTGTTCAATAGATGACTTTGCCTTCCTAGATATGTAACACTTGCATTGAAATTATACAAAACTAAATGCATTGCTATGACATTTAAAGGTGAAAATGAGTGAATATGAGATTGTATTTTGTAAGCTAAGaattttaaaactaaaacaaaaaatgaacacGTTTTGCATACATCCAAAGTAAGGCAGGAAAATAACCTTTTTGAAAGCACATTTTGACATACAGAGGGTGGCCATGACTTGCAGTTTAAAATGAAGACAACTtactttccatctctctctctctctctctctctctctctctctctctctctctctctctctctcatgtgtgAGAGCTGAGTGCGTTGCTGAGAGCGAGTGTGGAAAAACGTAAGTGTTTTCTGAAATCTTTTTGAATGCATTagtttttttcccctcattagcctagtaaaaaaaaaaaaacagtttttaaaaaatgttatcacTCCGTGTCTAGCAGTTCTCAGAGACTGGCCTCTGTTCCCGTGCAGGGAGCACCGCCATTATCCCAAGTTGCTTTTGATAGTATCTTTTCGGCTTCACATATGAATAAAACAGTCATTGTTTTCTTGAAGACTGAGCTGAATATGGGtgaaagaaatgtttgtttttgtaaccCCGCTATCCACCACGGCAACTAAAATCACCACCTCAAATGTGCTGCCGTTTTTTTGTACGATTTGGAAAGATTGCAAGCCCTCTTTGAGATGCAAAAACACAGCGCTTAAACATGTTCTTTCTTTCAGACGGCAGGTTTACATGTTTTTGAAATCGCCAGAATGTACCGTAGAAGTTTCTTTCTGTGTAAATCATGAACAAAATTCTTATATGGTGTATGCAAGCAATTAGAGTTCAaggtattttgtgtgtgtagatTTAGGACATAAGTGTTTTTCATGTCTGCATAAAAATAAAGAGACCGACCAGCACCCATCTAcataaaatgatgagagaaatcacACTGGAAGTATGGAGAGTAATGGGAGGTCACTCAGAATTGAAGCACAGGATGAAGGGGCTACTGATGAGGTGAGTGGAAATCATCAACTCATTTTGAGTAAAGAAAATCCTTGATGAAGTGGTGTAAACATTGTGTTAAATGGTGGTGCTACTGATAAAAGTGTTTCTGATACCAGGGAGAAACAAGATGATGTTATGGCTCATTTATGGCTATATGGCTATAACTGATTCAGCCCAAGCTAGTGAGACAGAGGAAAGTATAGTTGATGATTTGGATGGTATGTCTCAGTGTACTCATGATAGCATCAGAGATGAGGAACAGTTATCAGAAGTGGTAAGAGCAACAGAGAATGATTTTTCCACTGTTTAGCAAATAAATGCTTTTCTTGATGAGACAAAAGGAAAATCTGGAGTTGAAGTGAGTGATTTATTCTCTGATCTACAAAAAGTTGTTGCGTCTGTGATCTGGGCAAGCAAAAATCAGCAGTTTTAAAGAGCTGTCACAACAGAAACATTTTCACctaaaaaaacacattacagCAAAAAGACAGGGGAAAAAATAAAGACTAACAAGAGGAAAAATGTATAACAATGATGGCTAAATTATctgtgctgttatttttttttctctctcttcttcaTGGAAATTTTACGGGTGGGGTCCCTTAATGTTAAATGGatgagagaaagaagaaaaagtaACACTCTTGGAGataatacatatacaaatattttttttatttatttcttcaagaATTATAAATTTTTCTGtgagaattaaaaacatttctgGAAGACTTGGAAACCTGAGAAAAATAGATATGAAAGTATTGTTCAATGGTGGGAGGTTGGAAAATTGCACATAAAAGGTTTTAGTCAGCAAGATGCATTTCATGCTGCCTTGTGTTTAAGAAAACTTTGGAAAACATTTCTTGAGCAAGAAATACTAGAAATCGAAAGAAAATGACTGTGAATAGTTATTTACGTTTACAAGAATCATGGACTGAAAAGAAACAATTTTAGCtcacttttaaatgaaagaattaaaGGAACACTTGTAGTATATCAGCATCAGACACGGACAAACCAACAACTTACTTTTTTAACCTTACTAATGTAAAGTTGgacaagaaatacaaatatacattttaaaggacAATAATGGGCATGAGACATCAGATACCATAAAGATGCGCAGAATTACTGTGGACTTTTACTCATCCTTGTATGCTGTGGATAACTCAGATGACCAGAGTAGAAATGAACTCCTACAGAATCTTCTTGCTTGACTTAAAATCAGAAAAAATTCTCTTGAAACAGAATTCACCTTTGAGGAGGTGACTGGTGCAGTTATGGGGCTCTCCTCAGGGCGTATGCCAAGAATAGATGGACTCCCTGCAGAATTTAAATtataagacttgaaatattattggGGCTGATTATTTTGAGGTTTTAAAGTGCATCACTAAAGCTGTACTTTATAAGAGCTGTCAGAGGGCGAGTTTAACAGTGTTCCCCATGAAGGGTCATTTAACCCACTTGAAAAACTGGAGACCCATGGCAGTTTTGTGATCTTAATATAAAATTATCAGGAAATGTCTTGCAAATAGACTGAACAATGTACTTCATGTAATCATACACAAGAATCAATCATACTGTATAAAGGATAGGTCTGTAACTGACAATTTACATCTAGTTCGAGAAACCATTGATTGTGCTTTCTATAATAACATTGATATGGGAGTTCTGTCTTTAGATCAAGAAAAGGCTTTTAATAGAGTTGACCATGTCTTTTTGAAACTTTAAAAGCCTTTGGTTTTGtagaaaatgttattttgaaGATAAGACTGCTTTATACAGAAGCCACATGTATGGTTAAGATGGTTGGTGGTCTAAGCATTCCTATTAAAGTCCAGATAGGTATCAGGCAGAGTTGTCCTCTCTCAGGTCAACTTTAGCTTGGCCATTGAACCTCTGCTCTGTAAACTGAGAAGAGAATTAATAGGACTGCAGGTAAGTACTTCAACTATACAGCATATTTTCATATTCAGAAATTATATTTCTGGGTATGCTGACAACATTACAGTAGTCATTAAAAGTGATTGAGACATACCAATTTGAAAAGAGAGCCT
This region of Xyrauchen texanus isolate HMW12.3.18 chromosome 23, RBS_HiC_50CHRs, whole genome shotgun sequence genomic DNA includes:
- the pcdh18b gene encoding LOW QUALITY PROTEIN: protocadherin-18b (The sequence of the model RefSeq protein was modified relative to this genomic sequence to represent the inferred CDS: deleted 2 bases in 1 codon) → MASKMGTTKPERNILFCKTLLKLILLAAVTHNVSCKTLKYKVFEEQRVGMVIARLKEDVAGTLSKLPSSVSPRFRAMQRGSTPLLSVREEDGEISIATKIDREKLCEKNLNCTIEFDVITLPTEYLQLFHIQVEVLDINDNVPQFSRAIIPIEISESASVGTRFPLDGAVDPDVGENALHTYSLTRNNFFKIDIRTRTDGARYADLVVMRELDRETQSNHQLQLTASDSGVPQKSGSTLLKISISDSNDNSPAFDKQAYVVNLLENSVLGTLLVDLNATDPDEGNNGKIVYAFSSHVPPNILETFKINPENGHITLIKKVDYETTSSYEIDVQAQDMGPNSIPGHCKIIIKLVDVNDNKPNININLMTQGKEEVAYISEASPVDTFIALVRVDDSDSGLNGEVVCRLHGHGHFRLQKTYENNYMILTNVSLDREKRSEYSLTVIAEDRGSPSLSTIKHFTVQVQDENDNPPRFEKSRYEIFKSENNSPGAYLTSVVATDPDLGSNGQVTYSIVDSQVQGSSISTYVTIDPSNGAVYALRSFDREEVDQLSFTVLAQDGGDPVPLSSNTTILLTILDENDNPPIIVSPLLSNHTAEVPLWRHAESGHLITIIKVMDRDAGANSELTCSIIGGNDDGLFIIDPRRCELHTNGSVEASGREGFDLAVLVQDRGASTRLSTKAILHISLRDYPESYSLNPSDINNQSTLDVSMIIIISLGAICGVLLIVMVMFATRCSREQKDPRHSYNCRVAESTYQNHPKKPARQIHKGDITLVPTVNGTLPVRAHPRSPSASPVPESRQSHHSRQSLNSLVTISSNHVPENFALELAHATPPVEQVSQLLSILHQGQYQPRPSFRGNKYTRSYRYALNEMDKFSLKDSGRGDSEAGDSDCEMGRESPLLGEGFSELFTPDGHHRLHPAMKLCTEECRVLGHSDQCWMPQLPSPASSDYRSNLYIPGEDPQKKATPEAPQSGDSTLRKKSFSTFGKENEEGEEAGDGEDLCGTTSLLSEMHSVFQRLLPSSLDTYSETNETEKPLACAADMGSLERRKGHLPGKSNPATYQQGVAVWAANTHFQNPGHGHAPASHMTALVAPLPAPLPAPMATSASSSKWLPAMEEIPENHEEDELESVLGHLHGKRCDSRSEIMDASELVAEINKLLQDVRQS